The Megachile rotundata isolate GNS110a unplaced genomic scaffold, iyMegRotu1 scaffold0146, whole genome shotgun sequence genome window below encodes:
- the LOC143266295 gene encoding uncharacterized protein LOC143266295: MFIARKKNHFLFKRRQVHNKKQQNTIKNSNNKNGTISSKRRNIQTPPEWWPQGAWWPARPWWVPPPPPPLPLSPPPPLPPSPPPPPPPQQPPPQPPPPPPQQPPRPAGPLALPPAGPLALPPAGPPPRPARPPALLPAWPPAPLPTWPQQALPPPPPCPAAPTRMSRRQRKRMAAALRQAAALRQAAQLIPPADGATQPGRGRGRGRGRGIPDFNSKYILINQFH; the protein is encoded by the exons ATGTTTATT GCACGAAAGAAAAATCATTTCTTGTTCAAACGTCGACAAGTACACAACAA AAAACAACAGAAtactattaaaaatagtaataataaaaatggaaCCATTTCGAGCAAACG AAGAAATATACAGACCCCGCCGGAATGGTGGCCCCAAGGGGCGTGGTGGCCCGCGCGCCCGTGGTGGGTgccgccgccgccaccaccgCTGCCACTATCGCCGCCACCACCGCTGCCACCATCGCCGCCACCACCTCCGCCACCACAGCAGCCGCCACCGCAGCCACCACCGCCGCCACCGCAGCAGCCACCACGTCCGGCGGGTCCGCTGGCGCTGCCCCCGGCGGGTCCGTTGGCGCTGCCCCCGGCGGGGCCGCCACCGCGTCCAGCAAGGCCGCCAGCGCTGCTTCCCGCGTGGCCGCCGGCGCCGCTCCCCACGTGGCCACAACAAGCGCTGCCACCCCCGCCCCCGTGCCCAGCAGCACCTACTCGT ATGAGCCGCCGCCAACGGAAGAGGATGGCGGCCGCGTTACGGCAGGCGGCCGCGTTACGGCAGGCGGCACAACTTATACCGCCAGCAGACGGGGCAACGCAGCCAGGACGGGGCCGGGGCCGGGGCCGGGGCCGGGGAATCCCCGactttaattcaaaatatattttaataaatcagtTTCATTAA
- the LOC143266296 gene encoding uncharacterized protein LOC143266296, protein MGNASESQVSISESQIISLNNDSNVSSEFSDDKCMNNMNSINNNNNNNNNNNNNNNNNNNNNNNAVQINEIENSFENICPDEIDVRNNDTLTLESAPDTSNQEYVDACKMQNDIDEEIENVVLHVDSNIDVDRLCSAEISGRSIVNFGHVFSELQRLSAHWQNSCQFTDLVITKTMRSGLKTKYFVECRMCHFKGDFWSEPTSDEILDVNQGAVMGTILTGTGYTQLEESLAAVDIKCMNKNTFAKCHDEMSEALAAAAEKEMQEAAKVERQLAIARGDVTDGIAYIPVITDGSWMKRSYRSGGYDSSSGAAIFMGYYTRKVLFVSVRNKYCCICARASQLNVPVREHKCYKNWGTNQSSTSMESDIILEGFRCSLEMYGLIYYKYIGDGDSNVLKKLRDFPPYKNVVVEKIECINHLLRNLCKKIEEISKSGG, encoded by the coding sequence ATGGGCAACGCATCGGAATCCCAAGTAAGTATATCAGAATCACAAATTATATCATTAAATAATGATTCCAATGTGTCGTCCGAATTCTCCGACGACAAATGTATGAATAATATgaattcaataaataataataataataataataataataataataataataataataataataataataataataataatgcagtacaaataaacgaaattgaaaattcattcgAAAACATTTGTCCGGACGAAATTGACGTTCGAAATAACGATACATTGACATTGGAATCAGCACCTGATACATCTAATCAAGAATATGTAGATGCTTGCAAAATGCAAAACGACATCGACGAAGAAATCGAAAATGTCGTTTTGCATGTAGATAGTAATATTGATGTAGATCGTTTGTGTTCTGCCGAGATTAGTGGACGAAGTATCGTAAACTTTGGGCATGTTTTTTCGGAGTTGCAAAGATTATCAGCCCATTGGCAGAATTCATGCCAGTTCACTGATCTCGTCATAACAAAAACGATGCGTTCCGGTctcaaaacaaaatatttcgttGAATGTCGAATGTGTCACTTCAAAGGTGATTTTTGGAGTGAACCGACATCTGACGAAATATTGGATGTCAATCAAGGTGCCGTAATGGGTACCATATTGACGGGGACTGGATATACGCAACTAGAAGAATCATTAGCTGCAGTAGATATAAAATGCATGAACAAAAATACGTTTGCCAAATGCCACGACGAAATGTCCGAAGCTTTAGCCGCCGCTGCAGAGAAAGAAATGCAGGAGGCTGCTAAAGTGGAAAGACAATTAGCAATTGCAAGGGGTGATGTCACTGACGGTATTGCATATATACCTGTGATAACAGACGGTTCCTGGATGAAAAGATCGTACCGCAGTGGCGGTTACGATTCTTCATCCGGGGCGGCTATTTTCATGGGTTATTATACGCGAAAAGTTTTATTTGTCAGCGTGCGAAACAAATATTGCTGTATTTGCGCACGCGCTAGTCAATTAAATGTTCCAGTCCGCGAGCACAAATGTTATAAAAACTGGGGAACTAATCAGAGTTCCACCAGTATGGAAAGTGACATCATCCTCGAAGGCTTTCGTTGCAGCTTAGAAATGTACggattaatatattacaaatatattggcGATGGCGACAGTaatgttcttaaaaaattaagagattTCCCACCGTACAAAAATGTTGTTGTGGAGAAGATTGAATGCATCAATCATCTTCTCCGCAACCTTTGTAAAAAAATAGAGGAAATTAGTAAGAGTGGTGGTTGA